The Pirellulales bacterium genome segment ATAGATTTGAACATGTTCCCTACTTTGCCATCTGCCGCCACTTTTGTAAGTATGTCTTGTAGCGTCCTGACGTTGAGCAAGGGTCGCGGGAAATTCTAGCAATCCTCTCGGTCCTTATCCCAGCCCTCCCCCAAAAAAAGCGAGGGGTAGCTATTCCCAATCGAGTCTTTGCGCCGGCCTAGGGCCGAGATCTGTCGCAGATTCAGCGTAATCTGTGCCCACCCCCTATAACTAATAGTAAGTAGAGAGAGGTTATGAGTGAAAAGTACAACAGATCTCCGTTTTTCCAGAATTGCCTAATAAACGATTAACACAATTGTAGGAGTAAAGCTAATACTCGCGTTTTAGCCGTTGAGGCATCTGGCAATCAGTTTCTCACACAGTTCGCGGGCTACTAATAGGTTCTGTGGCGATTTCCCGCATCCAGCGATCTGAATGTTCCTGAATTTTCCATCGTCTTGTAAATATGCTTGTCGCCTCCCGGGAACTACCCCCGGTTCCTGTAGTGTCACACTATCATTGGATGACAATTTAAATTTCTTCCATAGGCATCGCGACACGCGGCGCAGGCGCGGTCAATCCCCCTCGACGCAAAAAATTATTTGCTTTTCGCCGGGTCATCGCCTATTTTCAAATTTCAGTCGTAGCTTTAACGACGGACTTTGATAATGGTTCTCCCACCCAGGAGCTGATCAGATGCGTTTTTGTTCCCGGTGCGGTTGTTGCAAAGGGGGCCTGAGTTCGCGGCATTTTTTGATGCAGGTCGGCCTGCTTTGGGGACTTTGGGGGTTGGCCTGCATGGTGTCCGCCGCCGAGCTACCCGTGACATTGACCGAGACCGCCGACGGCGTCACGGTGCAGGTCCAGAACGACCTTTTTACCAAGTATGTGCTCTTGTCAAAAACAAAGCCGATCCTCTGGCCAATTCATGGTCCGGACGGCGTGCCGCTGACCCGCGCCTGGCCCCTGGACAAGGTTGAAAAAGAGACCCGCGACCACCCGCATCATCGCTCGCTGTGGTTCACGCACGGGGATGTCAATGGCGTTGACTTTTGGTTGGAAGAGGGCAAAGATAAACAGCCGGGCGTGATCGAGCATCAAGGGTTTGATAGTGTCTCATCGAGCACGGGGACCGCTCCGGCCCGGCTGGTTGCCAAAAATATTTGGAAATCCCCCGCGGGAAAAGTTATTTGCCAGGATGTGCGGGAACTGGCGTTTTCCGCCACTGATAGCCAACGGGTGATCGACTTTACCATTACCCTATCGCCGGTGGATGCTCCGGTAACCTTTGGCGATACCAAGGAAGGCTCCTTTGGCATCCGCGTCCCCGACAGCATGCGAGTGGAGGCCAAACTGGGTGGTAAAATCGTCAATAGCCAAGGGCAGGTGAATGGTGCCGCCTGGGGGCAGGCCGCCGAATGGGTCGATTATCATGGGCCGGCCCGGTTTGATACGTCTGCTGACCAAACCGGTGGACGGTATGGGATCGCTATCCTGAACCATCCGGATAGCTTTCGGCATCCGACGCACTGGCATGTCCGCGAGTACGGGCTATTCGCCGCCAACCCGTTTGGCTTGCACGATTTTACCAAGCAACCTCCGGGAACAGGAAAGCATACCCTTCAGGTCGGGGATCACATGAAGTTGCGTTATCGCGTGATTTTGCACCGGGGAGATGAACAAGAGGCCAAGATTGCCGAACAGTATGTCAAATTTAAGGACGAATAAGGGCTTTGGTCAGGTGAACTGGTTCATTAAAAGGAGCCAGCATAAAAAGTTAACGGCGTCGTTGGCGAACTAAAGTCAAAAGTAGAAATTTCCGACACGCTATTTTCTCTATCTTAACCAAATCCTCACAGACAAATTTGCCGATAGGTAATTTGTCCCGCATTTATCCCATTTTGCCTATTCCTGCCAATTTGCGAATCTTTGCTAATGGCAGTTTTTTTATGGAGTTTTCTGTAGCAATGCTGTGTCCCAGCTTTCATTGCCCAGATTTTCATACCCTCAGACAACTTATCTTAACAACCTTGTGCGAACATGAGCAATTTGAACCTGACGCGTTTCCGTTGACGGCGCAGTCGCTCATTCGTCAGGGGAAAGTTTGCGGGTTGTTTTTTTGCTTGCATGGTCCCCGGTCCGTGCGTATCACCGCGATTTGGGAATCCGCGGCGAATGTGGTGTATTGCTACGGTGCCAATGGGGAACGGTTTGCCACTCTGCAATTAGCCAGCACGCCCGTGGTCTCCTCCCTGCCGCAAGCGGCCTGATGGGAAACCCGCGGAGTACTTTTTGTTGGGCGTGGTGATTAACAATTGACATTAGTACACCAAAAGTGTACCCTACATACAAACGACTTGGAGGTCATAAACATGTTGGTGCTCTCGCGCAAGGAAAGCGAACAAATCAAACTGGGCGATCAAATCACGATCACCGTGGTCAAGGTGGCCGGTGATAAAGTGCGCATCGGTATCGAAGCCCCCAGCGACATTGTGGTTTTGCGCGAAGAGCTCAAGCCGTTTTCCGCTCCCAAGGTCAGCCTGCAACAAAGTTGATATTTTTGATGGGGGGGGCTTTATATTAATTATTGGCATGTTGCAGTCGTGACGAACGACCTTTCTGGGTGATTGGCCAGGGCGTGCAAGTCCGGTTTTTTGATTCAATATTTTTCTTTGGCCGCGCGGCACCGGGGGTGGAAAGTCTAAAACTGGATATCCAGGGCAAAAAACACGCTATATCCGGGAGAGTATCCGCTGCCTAAAATAAGTGGCGGATGGTAATTCGTTCCCCGAAGTCTGCTACCCTGATGTCATCCAGCGCCGCCGTTTCAATGGCATCATGTTACGGAACAAATTTTTTTAGTTTATTGTCATGACATATAAGCTTCATCGCTGGCGTGTTTTTTGGTTATTTATCCTGGTCGTGGTCGTCTTGGCCGGGGGGGGAATCGGGGGATTATTGTGGGCGTTGCGAACGATCCGTCCGTTTTATCGATCCGCGCTCTTAATTCCCAAGCAAAACTTGGATCAGGGAAGTTTGGATTTTCTAAATCGTCTTAGCAAATTTAAAAATGACTTACGCAAGTTAGGACAGTGGTCGTTGGTTTTGACGGATGAACAAATCAATGGCTGGTTGGCGGTGGATCTGCCGCGGAACCATCCTGATGCGCTGCCGGAAGGCATTTATGATCCCCGCGTGGCTGTGACTTCCGGCCAGGTCTCCGCCGGGGTCACGGTTGATCGCCAACCGTTTCCCGTGGTGGCCTCTTTGGATGCCAATATCCAACTCGAACGGGAAAATCAGATTTCCGTGCGCATTTTGACTGTCCGCCTGGGGAATCTTCCCTGGACGCTCGAGCAAGTCGTCACAAAACTGATTGCTTCCGCCCAGGATCAAGGCTGGACAGTCCAGCAAACCGTGGTGGATAATACACCGGTGCT includes the following:
- a CDS encoding PmoA family protein translates to MRFCSRCGCCKGGLSSRHFLMQVGLLWGLWGLACMVSAAELPVTLTETADGVTVQVQNDLFTKYVLLSKTKPILWPIHGPDGVPLTRAWPLDKVEKETRDHPHHRSLWFTHGDVNGVDFWLEEGKDKQPGVIEHQGFDSVSSSTGTAPARLVAKNIWKSPAGKVICQDVRELAFSATDSQRVIDFTITLSPVDAPVTFGDTKEGSFGIRVPDSMRVEAKLGGKIVNSQGQVNGAAWGQAAEWVDYHGPARFDTSADQTGGRYGIAILNHPDSFRHPTHWHVREYGLFAANPFGLHDFTKQPPGTGKHTLQVGDHMKLRYRVILHRGDEQEAKIAEQYVKFKDE
- a CDS encoding carbon storage regulator, with product MLVLSRKESEQIKLGDQITITVVKVAGDKVRIGIEAPSDIVVLREELKPFSAPKVSLQQS